A section of the Hirschia baltica ATCC 49814 genome encodes:
- a CDS encoding alginate export family protein has product MKNIGKLNLLTTSLLAGTIMTSSISGLAYAEEAKAAPPATIKEALSASKALFNFRLRYEGVDQDGLNNSADALTYRIRAGLETGSYKNTSFLIDFEHIGDLVDDFNSTTNGKGTYPVVADPNVTELNRLQLTNKSLPDTTIVLGRQRIIMDDARFVGNVGWRQNEQTFDALRVTNESIGKLKLDAAYVNRVNRIFGDEHPTNGHWTGDSYLINASHPTPLGNLTGFAYLIDADEASAASSQTVGARLAGKKDAGAGKLSYAFSYAQQEDYGSSNLDYSADYYLLDAAYGIQGFVFGAGYEVLGGDDQRAFNTPFATLHKFQGWNDKFLVTPTNGIEDLYAKIGYTLGDAGPLKGLKFLALYHDFSAETGSADYGSELNFVASAKLGSHALTLKYSDYNANDFSTDTSKIWASIDFAF; this is encoded by the coding sequence ATGAAAAATATCGGTAAACTCAACCTTCTGACAACAAGCCTTCTAGCTGGAACTATCATGACTTCGTCTATTTCAGGCCTAGCATATGCGGAGGAGGCAAAAGCTGCACCTCCAGCCACAATTAAGGAAGCCTTGAGCGCATCAAAAGCGCTGTTTAACTTTCGTCTGAGATATGAAGGCGTCGACCAAGACGGCCTCAATAACAGCGCAGATGCACTCACTTATAGAATTCGTGCTGGTTTAGAAACAGGCAGTTATAAAAATACATCTTTCCTCATTGATTTTGAGCACATCGGTGACTTGGTTGATGATTTTAATTCAACAACAAATGGCAAAGGCACCTACCCTGTCGTAGCCGACCCAAATGTAACAGAACTCAACCGCCTGCAATTAACGAACAAATCCCTACCTGATACGACAATTGTTCTAGGTCGCCAGCGCATTATTATGGATGATGCCAGATTTGTTGGAAATGTGGGATGGCGTCAGAATGAACAAACATTCGATGCACTTCGTGTGACAAATGAAAGTATCGGAAAGCTAAAACTTGATGCTGCTTATGTGAACCGCGTCAATCGTATATTTGGCGACGAGCACCCAACGAATGGTCACTGGACTGGCGATAGCTACCTCATCAACGCCTCTCACCCAACACCATTGGGCAACCTGACAGGTTTTGCCTATTTGATAGATGCTGATGAAGCCAGCGCAGCCTCATCTCAAACTGTCGGAGCACGTTTAGCTGGTAAGAAAGACGCCGGTGCCGGCAAATTAAGCTACGCTTTTTCTTATGCCCAGCAAGAAGATTATGGCTCATCAAATCTAGATTATTCCGCTGACTATTACCTGTTAGACGCTGCGTACGGTATTCAAGGATTTGTTTTTGGGGCTGGGTATGAAGTTCTTGGCGGTGACGACCAACGAGCGTTCAATACACCTTTTGCAACATTGCACAAATTCCAAGGTTGGAATGACAAATTCCTTGTCACCCCAACAAATGGTATTGAAGACCTATATGCTAAAATCGGATATACACTTGGCGATGCAGGCCCTTTAAAAGGTCTCAAATTCCTAGCCTTGTATCATGATTTTTCAGCAGAAACAGGTTCAGCAGATTACGGATCCGAACTAAACTTCGTTGCCTCTGCAAAACTGGGTTCTCACGCACTCACACTGAAATACTCCGACTACAACGCAAATGATTTCTCCACCGATACTTCAAAAATATGGGCCTCAATTGACTTCGCATTCTAA
- a CDS encoding chondroitinase-B domain-containing protein: MKTGALLVSISALALVACSVPKQESAALGSEVGASNQDLAPVRRILVQDQAEYKEAVKNAQPGDMIVLANGEWNDFDAVFKGVGTAEAPIWLSAETEGNVFLTGQSSLRLGGEHLIVSGLVFRNGYTPRNEVISFRVDSKLLANNSRVSHTVIDDFNNPDRSQRDIWVVMYGKNNEFDHNHLAGKLNSGPTMAIRLNTEESQENSHFVHHNYFGPRPVLGSNGGETFRIGTSHYSLTNSNSRVEHNYFDRCSGEVEIISNKSGGNTFRNNTFFESRGTLTLRHGNGNLIENNLFDGNGTPYTGGVRVINAQQTIKNNYFKDLTGKRFSGGLVVMNGVPNSPINRYHQVNGAMIEGNVFENIAAMELGEGSDNERSAVPINSSFKNNTIISDDGVSPITLHDDMSGIEFSGNKSNQAPPEAISSGFEVEPNLKQKIDASEYGVPREATGVSWYPKVGTGSPFDTGKDIAVSPDENAISNAIKTAEAGDRLVLAPGSYNEAKIIELDFPITIVAEQNGSVDLSFERKNMFVLSGKAGLKLSGVNVSGARAPDNVGNSFITTTSVAGGSNHTLIIQNSTFSDFVVNRSFAIVNASKGTLFQDIKIINSDFSDVSGSVVKLDAETDDFGMYNVESLEIENSHFSNIAGPAVIVYRGGRDESTFGPLVSFKGSTFTNVGTAGGPSALLHGAQVLTFEGNKIEQSQPFKFVITTGKPKPFLEGNSLNGDETASVLNIEDLRK, encoded by the coding sequence ATGAAAACTGGAGCGTTACTCGTTTCAATAAGCGCCTTGGCGTTGGTCGCATGTTCTGTGCCTAAGCAGGAGAGTGCGGCTCTTGGTTCTGAAGTGGGTGCTTCAAATCAAGATCTTGCGCCGGTTCGGCGTATTCTTGTGCAGGACCAAGCTGAATATAAAGAAGCAGTGAAGAATGCTCAGCCGGGTGATATGATCGTTCTGGCGAATGGTGAGTGGAATGATTTTGATGCTGTGTTTAAAGGTGTTGGAACAGCTGAGGCTCCCATATGGTTGAGCGCAGAAACAGAAGGCAATGTCTTTCTAACAGGGCAATCTAGTTTGCGTTTAGGTGGTGAGCACCTGATCGTATCTGGATTGGTCTTCCGCAATGGTTACACACCTCGCAATGAAGTTATAAGTTTCCGAGTGGATAGCAAACTATTGGCGAATAATTCGCGTGTTTCACATACCGTTATCGATGATTTTAATAATCCAGATCGCTCACAGCGTGACATTTGGGTGGTGATGTATGGTAAAAATAACGAATTTGATCACAATCATTTGGCGGGTAAGCTTAATTCAGGCCCGACGATGGCAATTCGTTTGAACACTGAAGAAAGCCAAGAAAATAGCCATTTTGTTCACCACAATTATTTTGGACCACGCCCTGTTTTAGGCTCGAACGGTGGGGAAACTTTCCGCATTGGGACAAGCCACTATTCGCTAACAAATTCTAATTCACGTGTTGAGCACAATTATTTTGACCGCTGTAGTGGTGAAGTTGAAATTATCTCTAATAAATCGGGTGGAAATACATTTCGCAATAACACATTCTTTGAATCTCGCGGTACGTTGACACTTCGTCATGGTAACGGAAATCTGATCGAGAATAATTTATTTGATGGAAATGGTACACCTTACACCGGTGGTGTTCGTGTCATCAATGCACAGCAAACTATCAAGAATAACTATTTCAAAGACCTGACGGGAAAACGTTTTTCTGGAGGGTTGGTTGTCATGAATGGTGTGCCAAATTCTCCGATTAACAGATATCACCAAGTGAATGGCGCAATGATTGAAGGCAATGTTTTTGAAAACATTGCTGCTATGGAACTCGGTGAGGGGAGCGACAATGAGCGCTCTGCCGTTCCGATTAATTCATCTTTTAAAAACAATACGATAATCAGTGATGATGGTGTTTCTCCGATCACGCTGCATGATGATATGAGTGGGATAGAATTTTCTGGAAACAAATCCAATCAAGCGCCTCCCGAGGCGATTTCTTCTGGGTTTGAGGTTGAGCCAAATCTTAAGCAAAAAATAGATGCCTCAGAATATGGTGTTCCACGCGAAGCGACAGGCGTGTCGTGGTATCCCAAAGTAGGAACTGGTTCGCCATTTGATACCGGCAAAGATATTGCCGTTTCGCCGGATGAAAATGCAATCTCAAATGCAATCAAGACTGCAGAGGCAGGAGACCGGTTGGTACTTGCACCAGGTTCTTACAATGAAGCCAAAATCATTGAGCTTGATTTCCCAATTACTATTGTTGCTGAACAAAATGGTAGCGTCGACCTTTCGTTTGAGCGCAAGAACATGTTCGTTCTTTCCGGCAAAGCAGGGTTGAAACTTAGTGGTGTGAACGTGTCTGGAGCAAGAGCACCAGATAATGTTGGCAATAGTTTCATCACTACGACATCAGTAGCTGGTGGAAGCAACCACACGCTTATCATTCAAAATTCCACATTCAGTGATTTTGTCGTCAATCGTAGCTTTGCTATTGTGAACGCATCAAAAGGTACGCTTTTTCAAGATATAAAAATCATCAATTCAGATTTCTCAGACGTTTCAGGTTCTGTCGTGAAATTGGATGCAGAAACTGATGATTTTGGGATGTATAATGTTGAGTCTTTAGAGATTGAAAATTCTCATTTTTCCAATATCGCCGGGCCAGCTGTAATTGTGTACAGGGGTGGCCGTGATGAAAGTACTTTTGGGCCTCTTGTTAGTTTTAAAGGCTCTACTTTCACAAATGTAGGCACAGCTGGTGGGCCATCAGCCTTGTTACATGGTGCGCAGGTTCTGACGTTCGAAGGCAATAAAATCGAACAATCACAACCGTTTAAGTTTGTTATTACAACTGGTAAACCAAAGCCATTTTTGGAGGGTAATTCCCTCAATGGTGATGAGACTGCATCAGTTCTTAACATAGAGGACTTGCGTAAGTAG
- a CDS encoding TonB-dependent receptor: MTNHPVISNASKKNRTSFIKIALLGSAALSFSVPAAFAQESAAEDAEAINKLDTIVVTGSRATIQNTIDLKRTNSSIVDGLSAKDIGDLPALSIGEALESITGAASHRENGGATEISIRGLGPFLSATTFNGRVATNGTGDRSVNFSQFPSELMNKLAIYKTQDASLIEGGVAGLIALETLKPLDYNQRRVQFNLTGNYNPDQQNIDNTMAGDLGYRGTLSYVDQFELGGLGQLGFSIGGQRSDISQPEQEMRSSSPSGTSLFACIADATDPDSRGYAASSSGDCEDQGPNSSNNDGYNTTIDPETGLAVDDGLDYAWAGSSRGYRQNDTHDTRDSLFTALQWQPNDRLDINADLQWSERVQNEDRHDLNFSNMKRSVAGDTLDSLVFQDNGVVQSITTQSDIESNGEIYERTEEYLGYGLSGSFDVTDKLTISADYSFSETTRDELQASIRVSSQGGPGSGGRENLSWARDGDGFVNYTVQDFDVTDISNYTDGVRLRVDRDAERRNTVEAIRFDAEYDLGMGPITSVETGFRLSDLEYVSYAATRDEYNASDFDSSSVPCETGFAESGFLSSASDALVTQIDSDGNVVSTTNTWAVFDNQCLVDYILAENGETSLVYPDSDPDSLDNTNVLETTLAGYVMANYDTSLAGKPFSGNFGLRVVDTKVKSLGNRTPVAVITNPVDGTLSLETDGDAVVLFGKGEYTEFLPSFNGTLELRDDILLRAGLFRGMSRADPGNMTFGRDFNENNEEDAPTTIEELISVEGSGNPNFQPLMSWNYDIAAEWYPNDDSILAASIYYKNFTGGFENSTVLEDFIIDGATVTLPVSVTATNEDTAALYGIELTASHNFSYLPGLFSGFGAKVSLNLAESDFEFEDSLYGDLGYRDADGNLIQTNVGILQPGNVPGFSDVVASGQIYYQKGKFDSSLIYKYRSEYFQPYTSNGTRLRYVGDVGVWEARASYDLTENLSLTVSGINLFNAPKEQYFFTNDNLGEVNYYGPRVFFGIKGKF, from the coding sequence ATGACGAACCATCCAGTAATTTCGAATGCATCGAAAAAAAATAGAACTAGCTTCATCAAAATCGCACTTCTAGGATCAGCAGCACTATCTTTTTCAGTGCCAGCAGCCTTCGCTCAAGAATCGGCAGCAGAAGATGCAGAAGCCATCAACAAACTAGACACAATTGTTGTCACCGGCTCACGCGCAACAATTCAAAACACAATCGATCTCAAAAGAACAAACTCAAGCATTGTGGATGGTCTATCAGCTAAGGATATTGGCGACCTACCAGCTCTTTCTATCGGTGAAGCACTCGAATCCATCACAGGTGCTGCTTCTCACCGTGAAAACGGTGGCGCAACAGAAATCTCAATTCGTGGTTTAGGTCCATTTCTGAGCGCAACAACATTTAATGGCCGTGTAGCGACCAATGGGACTGGGGACCGTTCTGTAAACTTCTCCCAATTCCCTTCTGAACTTATGAACAAGCTGGCCATCTACAAAACGCAAGATGCTAGCCTTATCGAAGGCGGTGTCGCTGGTTTAATCGCTTTGGAAACTCTAAAGCCTCTTGATTACAATCAGCGCCGCGTTCAATTTAACTTGACCGGAAACTACAATCCAGACCAGCAAAACATTGACAACACAATGGCAGGCGACCTTGGTTACCGTGGCACTCTAAGCTATGTGGATCAATTTGAGCTTGGTGGCTTGGGCCAGCTTGGTTTCTCTATTGGTGGTCAACGCAGTGATATTTCCCAACCTGAACAAGAAATGCGCTCATCTAGCCCATCAGGCACATCTCTCTTTGCCTGTATCGCTGACGCAACCGACCCTGACTCACGCGGATATGCAGCTAGCAGCTCTGGTGACTGTGAAGACCAAGGACCAAACTCCAGCAATAATGATGGCTACAACACAACAATCGACCCTGAAACAGGTTTGGCAGTTGATGACGGTCTAGACTATGCATGGGCTGGTTCATCACGTGGATACCGCCAGAACGACACTCACGACACAAGAGATTCACTCTTCACTGCCCTTCAATGGCAGCCAAATGATCGTCTTGATATCAATGCAGACCTACAATGGTCCGAACGTGTTCAGAATGAAGATCGTCACGACCTAAATTTCTCAAACATGAAACGTAGCGTTGCCGGCGACACATTAGACAGCCTCGTATTCCAAGACAATGGTGTTGTACAATCCATAACAACTCAATCTGACATCGAGTCCAATGGAGAAATATACGAACGCACAGAAGAGTATCTAGGATACGGCCTTAGTGGTTCGTTTGATGTGACTGACAAACTCACAATATCTGCTGATTATTCTTTCTCTGAGACGACAAGAGACGAACTTCAAGCGTCTATTCGTGTCTCAAGTCAGGGTGGTCCAGGTAGTGGCGGTCGTGAAAACCTAAGCTGGGCGCGTGATGGCGATGGCTTTGTAAACTACACAGTGCAAGATTTTGATGTCACAGACATTTCAAACTACACAGATGGTGTTCGCCTTCGCGTAGACCGCGATGCAGAGCGCAGAAATACTGTTGAAGCTATTCGCTTTGACGCAGAGTATGACTTAGGCATGGGACCGATCACATCAGTTGAAACTGGTTTCCGCTTATCTGATCTAGAGTATGTAAGTTATGCCGCCACGCGTGACGAATACAATGCCAGTGACTTTGATTCATCCAGCGTACCTTGTGAAACTGGTTTTGCGGAAAGCGGTTTCTTATCCAGCGCCTCTGACGCTTTGGTAACTCAAATCGATAGTGACGGAAATGTTGTAAGTACAACAAACACTTGGGCTGTCTTCGACAATCAATGTCTAGTTGACTACATCCTTGCTGAAAATGGTGAAACATCACTTGTCTACCCTGACAGTGACCCAGACAGTCTAGACAACACCAATGTCTTAGAAACAACCCTGGCTGGTTACGTTATGGCCAACTATGACACGTCTCTAGCAGGCAAGCCTTTCAGTGGTAATTTTGGTCTTCGCGTCGTTGATACTAAAGTCAAATCTCTTGGTAATCGTACGCCTGTAGCGGTAATCACAAACCCAGTTGATGGCACACTTTCACTTGAAACAGATGGTGATGCAGTCGTTCTATTCGGTAAAGGTGAATACACTGAGTTCCTGCCGAGCTTTAACGGAACACTAGAGCTTCGTGACGACATTCTGCTACGTGCCGGATTATTTAGAGGTATGTCACGTGCAGACCCCGGGAATATGACATTCGGTCGTGATTTCAACGAAAACAACGAAGAAGATGCACCAACAACTATAGAAGAACTGATATCAGTTGAAGGTTCCGGTAACCCAAACTTCCAACCATTAATGTCTTGGAATTATGATATTGCTGCTGAATGGTATCCAAACGATGACTCCATTCTGGCTGCCAGCATCTACTATAAAAACTTCACAGGCGGATTTGAAAACTCAACCGTACTCGAAGACTTTATCATCGATGGCGCGACTGTTACTTTACCGGTTAGCGTAACGGCCACGAATGAAGACACTGCAGCTCTTTACGGTATTGAACTTACAGCGTCTCACAACTTCTCCTATCTTCCAGGTCTATTTAGCGGATTTGGTGCCAAAGTTAGCTTAAACCTTGCCGAATCAGACTTTGAATTTGAGGACAGTCTATATGGTGACCTCGGCTATAGAGACGCCGATGGTAACCTTATTCAGACAAATGTCGGCATCCTTCAACCAGGTAACGTACCTGGCTTCTCTGATGTCGTTGCTTCTGGACAGATTTACTACCAAAAAGGCAAATTCGACAGTTCACTCATTTACAAATACCGCAGTGAATACTTCCAACCATACACAAGCAATGGAACACGCTTGCGTTATGTTGGTGATGTTGGTGTGTGGGAAGCTCGCGCTTCATATGATCTAACAGAAAATCTGTCTCTTACAGTGTCAGGTATCAACCTGTTCAACGCACCTAAGGAGCAATACTTCTTCACCAATGATAACCTGGGTGAGGTAAACTATTACGGCCCTCGTGTATTCTTCGGAATCAAAGGAAAATTCTAG
- a CDS encoding heparinase II/III domain-containing protein, protein MSVLTYKKINKSVVALGMAACVQGCVSFDNNTKSTTPLAVTAAAVAPVSGTVEQSAFKLQMQKLGDTIIARAEAGIPVPVPVDAGGGPVHEQHKENYKTIYEAGMLYDYTGDTKYRDIARDVLLDYADLYPTLGLHPEHKPSTAGRLFWQGLNEAVWLVYSIQGYEVIRDDISPEDREKIERGVLGPMADFLSEGSPQTFDRIHNHGTWAAAAVGMTGYVLDQPERVEKSLYGLNQDGEAGFLKQMDILFSPDGYYAEGPYYQRYAMMPFLLFSQAIQKNEPEREIFNYRDGIILKAISTTLQLSYAGKFFPLNDAIRSKGLNTIELKYGVAIAYDLTKDPAFLDIVKYQGDVVPTPEGKKVLDDIEAGLAKPFNFKSQMFRDGSNGEDGALIVLRSGEKTNDSAVVLKATTQGLGHGHFDKLGFLYNDNGQEVVADYGASRFLNIVSKFGGRYLPENDSWAKQTIAHNTLAVDEVSHYGGDWRLSQKYSPDVLKYGVVNGVQIAAAEVDTAYDGVNLQRVVAMVPRDDGQQPYVIDIMRGISDTDHQYDLPMHYKGDLIKSQFPIEYETSNLAPLGTDFGYQHLWKSGETEQLEGRQEVSLFLGTAFQTVTFASDTPYKAIFTKLGANDPDHNLRSEEAMILRANSDTVNFVTVYERDGSYDADNETAVFNGSSIVSIDFDQVEDVAVYKLVTQNDKTIQFLVADDTSKDAAHQLELDDQIIEWSGPVHVLR, encoded by the coding sequence ATGTCAGTTTTAACGTACAAAAAAATCAACAAATCAGTTGTTGCTCTTGGCATGGCAGCTTGCGTGCAAGGGTGTGTGTCTTTCGATAACAACACTAAATCAACGACACCTTTGGCCGTCACCGCAGCAGCAGTCGCACCAGTGTCAGGCACAGTTGAACAGTCAGCATTTAAACTACAAATGCAAAAGCTTGGCGACACCATTATCGCGCGTGCTGAAGCTGGTATTCCTGTTCCAGTTCCGGTTGATGCGGGTGGTGGACCTGTACATGAGCAGCACAAAGAAAACTATAAAACGATCTATGAAGCAGGCATGCTGTATGATTACACAGGCGACACTAAATATCGCGATATTGCACGCGATGTGTTGCTCGATTACGCTGATCTGTATCCCACTTTAGGATTGCACCCAGAGCATAAGCCTTCGACAGCTGGGCGTTTGTTCTGGCAGGGACTGAATGAAGCGGTTTGGCTCGTTTACTCCATTCAAGGGTATGAAGTCATTCGTGATGACATCAGTCCAGAGGATCGTGAGAAAATCGAGCGGGGTGTATTGGGCCCAATGGCCGATTTCTTGTCCGAGGGGTCGCCGCAAACTTTTGACCGCATCCACAATCATGGCACGTGGGCAGCCGCAGCTGTTGGTATGACTGGGTATGTGCTCGATCAGCCTGAGCGTGTGGAGAAGTCGCTTTACGGATTGAATCAAGATGGAGAAGCCGGCTTTCTCAAGCAGATGGATATCCTGTTTTCTCCAGATGGATATTACGCAGAAGGCCCATATTATCAGCGCTATGCTATGATGCCATTTTTGTTGTTCTCTCAAGCCATTCAGAAGAATGAGCCAGAGCGTGAAATATTCAACTATCGCGATGGCATCATCCTTAAAGCAATTTCGACGACTTTGCAGTTGAGTTATGCTGGCAAATTTTTCCCGCTCAATGATGCTATTCGCTCAAAAGGCTTGAATACGATCGAGTTGAAATATGGCGTTGCTATAGCATACGACCTTACAAAAGACCCTGCTTTCTTGGATATTGTGAAATATCAAGGTGACGTTGTGCCAACTCCAGAAGGAAAGAAAGTTCTGGACGATATTGAGGCGGGGCTCGCCAAGCCATTCAATTTTAAATCTCAAATGTTTAGAGATGGTTCTAATGGTGAAGATGGCGCTCTGATTGTGCTTCGCTCGGGTGAAAAAACAAATGACTCAGCAGTTGTTCTAAAAGCAACGACGCAGGGGCTAGGTCATGGCCACTTCGATAAATTAGGTTTCCTATATAATGACAATGGTCAAGAAGTCGTCGCTGATTATGGTGCGTCTCGTTTCTTGAATATCGTTTCCAAATTTGGGGGGCGCTATCTTCCAGAAAATGATTCTTGGGCAAAGCAAACAATTGCTCACAATACGTTGGCTGTTGACGAAGTAAGTCACTATGGCGGTGACTGGAGATTGTCGCAGAAATATAGCCCAGATGTATTGAAATATGGCGTTGTTAACGGTGTTCAAATTGCAGCGGCTGAAGTTGATACAGCTTATGATGGTGTGAACCTTCAGCGTGTAGTAGCGATGGTGCCCCGTGACGATGGGCAACAGCCTTATGTTATTGATATCATGCGTGGAATTAGTGATACGGATCACCAATATGATCTGCCCATGCACTATAAGGGTGATCTAATTAAGTCCCAGTTTCCTATTGAATATGAAACATCAAATTTAGCGCCATTGGGAACTGATTTTGGATATCAACACTTATGGAAAAGTGGAGAGACTGAGCAATTAGAAGGCCGTCAGGAAGTTTCGCTCTTCTTAGGGACTGCTTTTCAAACAGTTACGTTCGCGTCTGATACTCCATACAAAGCGATCTTTACTAAATTGGGAGCAAATGACCCTGATCACAATCTGAGGTCTGAAGAGGCAATGATCCTTCGTGCCAATTCAGATACGGTGAATTTCGTCACAGTTTATGAGCGAGATGGCTCGTATGACGCAGACAATGAAACAGCTGTTTTCAATGGCTCTTCCATTGTTTCCATCGACTTTGATCAAG
- a CDS encoding ANTAR domain-containing response regulator, with the protein MTSHSKQIDQAIANKGQQDSLAAAPLRVLLIDDLPERAALVEQGLSDAAIVHTANQVHGRALLDLIAEIQPDVIIVDCYSPGRDSIESLRTVAQNNPKPIVMFVEEENPSGFQQAIDAGVSAYVVDGLTPKRVKPVIDVAIARFKVMDGLRTELKKTKDDLAARKVIEKAKGMLMHKRGMTEDEAFAAMRTMSQERGSPMKDIAENVISILGLLEG; encoded by the coding sequence TTGACTTCGCATTCTAAACAAATCGATCAAGCCATAGCAAACAAAGGCCAGCAGGATTCACTTGCTGCTGCGCCTTTGCGTGTTTTGCTCATAGACGACCTTCCTGAACGCGCCGCACTTGTGGAGCAAGGACTTAGTGATGCAGCAATTGTTCACACAGCAAATCAGGTTCACGGGCGCGCCCTACTGGACCTCATTGCTGAGATACAACCCGATGTCATCATCGTTGATTGTTATTCACCAGGTAGAGACTCTATCGAAAGCCTTAGAACAGTTGCTCAAAATAATCCCAAACCTATCGTTATGTTCGTTGAAGAAGAAAACCCGTCTGGCTTTCAGCAAGCAATTGATGCAGGCGTCAGTGCATATGTTGTTGATGGCCTAACGCCCAAGCGCGTGAAGCCTGTCATAGATGTCGCTATTGCACGCTTTAAAGTCATGGACGGTTTACGCACAGAACTCAAAAAAACCAAAGACGACCTCGCCGCTCGCAAGGTAATCGAAAAAGCAAAGGGCATGCTCATGCATAAACGCGGCATGACCGAAGATGAGGCCTTTGCTGCCATGAGAACCATGTCTCAAGAGCGCGGTAGTCCAATGAAAGATATTGCAGAAAATGTGATCTCTATTCTTGGCTTGCTCGAAGGGTAG
- a CDS encoding FadR/GntR family transcriptional regulator: MADQRLYQKVANNILALIASGQYPPGTRLPGERELATQFGVSRVVVREAEIALEALGRVDIRVGSGVYVLEKTNTPTGALPTVSAFELTQTRLLFESECAALAATMITDAQLAELEETLNLMSVADGNSSDGEEADRNFHLLITKATRNEANMFFMENLWRMRTEIEAVKKVYSAVCVVDSGHRAEEHMEIFKNLKNRDAEGARNAMRTHFTRLLSALLDASEQQAIEEARRKISSEREQFLKSALHR; the protein is encoded by the coding sequence ATGGCCGACCAAAGACTCTATCAAAAAGTTGCGAATAATATTTTAGCGCTTATTGCTTCAGGGCAATACCCTCCTGGCACACGCCTTCCAGGTGAAAGAGAATTAGCGACTCAATTTGGAGTCAGCCGTGTTGTCGTGCGAGAAGCTGAAATCGCACTGGAAGCATTAGGCCGTGTAGATATTCGTGTCGGTTCAGGCGTATATGTTCTAGAAAAAACAAACACACCCACTGGGGCACTTCCAACCGTCAGTGCATTTGAACTTACTCAAACTCGGCTTTTGTTTGAATCAGAATGTGCCGCACTAGCAGCGACAATGATTACAGATGCCCAGCTAGCAGAATTGGAAGAAACGCTCAACCTCATGAGCGTGGCTGACGGCAACTCATCAGATGGCGAAGAAGCCGATAGAAACTTTCACTTACTTATTACCAAGGCCACACGCAACGAAGCCAATATGTTTTTCATGGAAAACTTGTGGCGTATGCGCACAGAAATTGAAGCTGTCAAAAAAGTCTATTCAGCAGTTTGTGTCGTCGATTCAGGGCACCGTGCTGAAGAACACATGGAAATTTTTAAAAACCTAAAGAACAGAGATGCGGAAGGCGCACGAAACGCTATGCGCACCCACTTCACGCGCTTACTATCTGCTCTATTGGACGCATCCGAACAGCAAGCAATAGAAGAAGCACGGCGCAAAATCTCATCTGAGCGCGAGCAATTCCTTAAATCTGCACTGCACAGATAA